In Brettanomyces bruxellensis chromosome 8, complete sequence, a genomic segment contains:
- a CDS encoding uncharacterized protein (SECRETED:SignalP(1-19)~CAZy:GH72), translating to MKISLSLFATLNLAALCLAIHPIQIHERHFYDSVTGKPFFIKGVDYQPGGSSGVSSENDPLSDIEKCSRDIYLFQNLGINTIRVYSINPDLDHDKCMTLLAEAGMYLILDVNSPMGHQHLNRYEPWSTYNEQYMSHVFKVVTQFSAYNNTLAFFAGNEVVNDRVSAKVSPVYIKAVIRDMKDFMRRNSMRKVPVGYSAADDLDYRISLAQYLACYDTSTDDQVDFYGVNTYQWCGQQTFYSSGYDTLVRDYIRYPKPIFFSEYGCNKILPRLFQEVASIYSAKMADVFSGGLVYEFAQEPNNYGLVDYDEDGNVRLLPDYYTFKKRLAKVRDPMLNKPDSRMKGFGSFGSKRTAPTTQKPRICLQQYENIDVSRGLPRPVARGIQRSNKGTKRAGFVALSKTDYVSKYKIFNVDGSLLVANPTVAIAQENDDDPDPVGRHYIWSSKATSIATPAIIAMATCIVVMLLTR from the exons ATGAAGATATCGCTGTCCCTATTTGCCACCTTAAACTTAGCTGCCTTGTGCCTCGCTATTCATCCAATTCAAATTCACGAAAGACACTTCTATGACTCAGTAACTGGCAAGCCG tttttcatcaaaggCGTCGACTACCAGCCAGGTGGGTCTTCAGGCGTGAGTTCAGAAAACGATCCACTTTCCGACATCGAGAAATGCTCAAGAGACATATATCTCTTTCAAAACTTGGGTATCAACACCATCCGGGTCTACTCCATAAACCCGGATCTAGACCACGATAAATGCATGACATTACTTGCCGAGGCTGGGATGTATCTTATCCTTGATGTGAATTCTCCAATGGGACATCAGCATTTAAACAGATATGAGCCCTGGTCAACCTACAATGAGCAGTACATGTCACACGTGTTCAAAGTTGTGACGCAGTTTTCTGCTTACAACAACACTTTGGCTTTCTTTGCCGGAAACGAGGTTGTCAACGATCGTGTATCGGCAAAAGTATCACCTGTGTATATCAAAGCTGTCATCAGAGATATGAAAGACTTCATGAGAAGAAATTCAATGAGAAAAGTACCTGTTGGTTACTCAGCAGCAGACGATTTGGACTACCGCATTTCCTTGGCCCAGTATCTCGCATGCTATGATACATCCACAGACGATCAGGTTGATTTCTACGGTGTCAATACATACCAATGGTGTGGACAACAGACTTTTTATTCTAGTGGTTACGACACCTTGGTCAGAGATTACATCAGATACCCGAAaccaattttcttttcggaATACGGTTGCAACAAGATCCTTCCCAGGCTATTTCAAGAGGTGGCCAGCATCTATTCTGCCAAAATGGCCGACGTGTTTTCTGGTGGACTGGTGTATGAGTTCGCACAGGAGCCCAACAATTACGGATTGGTCGATTATGACGAAGATGGCAACGTCAGGCTCTTGCCGGATTACTAcactttcaagaaaaggCTTGCTAAAGTCCGCGATCCAATGCTCAACAAGCCAGATAGCAGAATGAAAGGCTTTGGGTCCTTTGGCTCTAAACGGACGGCACCCACAACACAAAAGCCTCGAATCTGCTTGCAACAGTACGAAAATATTGATGTTAGTCGTGGTCTTCCCCGGCCAGTTGCCAGGGGTATCCAGAGATCGAACAAAGGTACAAAAAGAGCAGGTTTTGTTGCTTTGTCTAAGACTGACTACGTGTCAAAGTACAAGATTTTCAACGTGGATGGATCGCTATTGGTTGCCAATCCCACAGTTGCAATCGCACaggaaaatgatgatgaccCTGATCCTGTAGGGAGACACTATATTTGGAGCAGCAAGGCCACTAGCATAGCCACACCTGCAATAATAGCCATGGCTACATGTATAGTTGTAATGTTGTTGACACGCTGA
- the RPS22A_1 gene encoding ribosomal 40S subunit protein S22A, translating to MGRTSALADALKTITNAEKNGKRQVLIRPSSKVILKFLRVIQKHGYIGEFEYIDDHRSGKVVVQLNGRLNKVGVIMPRFNVKINEVEKWTDNLLPARQFGYIILTTSAGIMDHEEAKRKHVSGKILGFVY from the exons ATGGGTAGAACTTCAGCTCTTGCAGACGCTCTTAAGACAATCACAAATGCCGAGAAAAACGGTAAAAGACAAGTTCTTATCAGACCTTCATCCAAGGTCATCTTGAAGTTTTTGCGTGTTATTCAAAAGCATG GCTACATTGGCGAATTCGAGTATATCGATGACCACAGATCCGGAAAGGTTGTCGTTCAATTGAACGGTAGATTGAATAAGGTTGGCGTCATCATGCCAAGATTCAATGTCAAGATTAACGAGGTTGAAAAGTGGACTGACAACTTGTTGCCAGCCAGACAATTCGGATACATTATCTTGACCACTTCCGCTGGTATCATGGATCACGAGGAAGCTAAGAGAAAGCACGTTTCTGGTAAGATCTTGGGATTTGTTTATTAA
- a CDS encoding uncharacterized protein (BUSCO:EOG09260KGS) gives MYESMPTSEQEEKRISLELFQKIRPICVRLTELTLTNGDVSGLSKRIRSLKGLSTALTEFFSTRGDGISITLNLADYIFFPISQFLGKNAISDSELENCLYIVDSIATHCWTKPGHLNTKLFEQLISLVSVLIGGEPDNVDISGHSEEVIQNGVSCIKHLMIGCQNQADSFKTVLSQKKIFQSILAHTISVLLECSLKCPKLEAKLDSLRALNVIMNVFEDGESLALILPGIMSVIAKLIKSKPHYLVVVDVLKLMSSIMSITFSDFDLGVVSEQPKSLEDLKHMINVRKEDEAITEVSDNPYGVDNAYRNEQWLESTLPHLKDAFKIILAENSDWLERQNYREAVLHLDMTILRNCIITCRCIIPILLRSLAILDSYDDLSEQYLESLTFGPNVPILSTSMKELFGSELRQLSFNLASPDSSRVRASVSSITFAVKILIELKMFDSYSTRQLLTHIHSAMASILIERNSASAKKPLLISSNKSSPAEYQSELSIITSDYVTGSISSDSEETSPFIGVFEPSSERAIIKLLEIAASAPRVVSTLEQLLMDYDLAQNSISVVMQKGVLLWMEDIILKSRKSSVLLNSDAEAYMDFSDSEDGLSLTNVQDDVYHLLENATNILEVNSNTIVPGIGWVSSSIIGLRAIGDSCTILGGAFKEELIDVLFPVIECLASANEAVRIAAQHVTLLLARTLYGGSVRNLIKSNSDYLLDSLSLRLTGESLNPRLPVILVVLIKIGGPDLLNQLDDVITAMFTLLDLYYGYTSLCEGFFTVFSVCIDELKKGHFHDFDFLQIEDNSMYHEPWGMKTLDQVYKYLNTNSDIDDDDDDDDDDDDDNTIIEEIASDQLKNGFSGIGKGNEESDSKNEHPDIHDEAEKWVSPLDQKTYNLLLDMLEYAERLAKHRSVSLTLITLKLVNKIIPLIATQRSSFLPVAATVWDYVCSFLFDTDDARVITCAIAVLKNITRFANTFMSSRFIKLFNDIDANSSYSKLLLRWKDYRMKLLNKADSNKVVLNRTSTSLNWDQELFNSICDFYQYSLQKLGRFVPNDVATKIVSITVVYDPNESHYGYFDDLVEYIKMDENIL, from the exons atGTATGAGTCAATGCCAACTAGTGAAcaggaagagaaaagaatttCTTTGGAGTTATTTCAGAAAATTCGTCCCATATGTGTCCGTCTAACTGAGTTAACATTAACAAATGGAGATGTTAGTGGATTATCAAAGAGAATTCGGTCATTAAAAGGTCTATCAACAGCGCTAACTGAATTTTTTAGTACAAGGGGAGATGGTATAAGCATAACGTTAAACTTGGCAGACTACATATTTTTCCCAATCTCACAGTTCTTGGGGAAAAATGCCATTTCGGATTCAGAACTTGAGAATTGTCTTTATATTGTGGACAGTATAGCGACGCATTGCTGGACAAAGCCTGGACATCTTAATACAAAGCTATTTGAGCAGTTGATTTCCTTGGTTTCCGTGTTGATAGGCGGTGAACCCGATAATGTTGATATTTCAGGGCATTCAGAGGAAGTCATACAGAATGGTGTTTCTTGCATAAAGCATCTTATGATTGGCTGTCAGAACCAAGCTGATAGTTTTAAAACAGTCCTTTCACAGAAAAAGATATTTCAATCTATTCTTGCACATACTATTAGTGTACTCTTAGAATGTTCACTCAAATGTCCAAAGCTTGAGGCAAAATTAGATAGTCTAAGAGCTCTTAACGTGATAATGAATGTATTTGAAGATGGAGAATCACTAGCTCTTATCTTGCCTGGGATAATGTCAGTTATTGCAAAACTTATAAAGTCAAAGCCGCATTATCTCGTTGTCGTAGATGTGCTCAAATTGATGTCTTCAATAATGTCTATTACTTTCAGTGATTTTGATCTTGGTGTGGTAAGTGAACAGCCCAAAAGCCTGGAAGATCTCAAGCATATGATTAACGtacgaaaagaagatgaagcgATTACAGAAGTCAGTGATAATCCTTATGGTGTCGACAATGCCTACAGAAATGAACAGTGGCTAGAAAGCACACTTCCACACTTAAAAGACGCATTCAAAATCATACTAGCCGAGAATTCGGATTGGCTCGAACGTCAGAATTACAGAGAAGCTGTTTTGCATTTGGACATGACCATTTTAAGAAACTGTATCATCACTTGCAGGTGCATTATTCCAATTTTGCTTAGATCTTTGGCTATTTTGGATTCGTATGACGATTTGTCTGAGCAGTATCTGGAATCGTTGACATTTGGGCCGAATGTCCCCATACTAAGCACTAGTATGAAAGAGTTATTTGGAAGTGAGCTCAGGCAGTTATCGTTTAATTTGGCATCGCCAGATTCCTCAAGAGTTCGTGCATCAGTCTCTTCAATAACATTTGCTGTTAAGATTCTCATTGAATTAAAGATGTTTGATTCTTATTCAACGAGACAATTGCTTACTCATATTCACTCTGCGATGGCATCAATACTCATAGAGCGTAATTCAGCATCTGCGAAAAAACCGTTGTTGATATCTTCGAACAAATCTTCTCCGGCCGAGTATCAATCTGAATTATCAATTATAACATCTGACTATGTCACAGGATCAATTTCAAGTGACTCGGAGGAGACATCGCCATTTATTGGAGTTTTTGAACCTTCATCTGAGCGAGCAATCATCAAATTACTCGAAATTGCAGCTTCTGCACCACGAGTAGTTTCTACGCTGGAGCAACTGTTAATGGATTATGATTTAGCACAAAACTCTATCAGTGTGGTGATGCAAAAAGGTGTTCTTTTATGGATGGAAGACATAATTTTGAAGAGTAGAAAATCTAGTGTACTACTGAATTCTGATGCGGAGGCATATATGGATTTCTCTGACTCTGAAGATGGATTGTCGTTGACAAACGTACAGGATGATGTTTATCACCTACTTGAGAATGCAACAAATATTCTAGAGGTGAACTCCAACACCATTGTTCCAGGTATTGGATGGGTGAGCTCCTCAATAATAGGATTACGTGCAATTGGTGACTCGTGTACAATTCTGGGAGGTGCGttcaaagaagaattgaTTGATGTCCTTTTTCCGGTTATTGAGTGTTTGGCCTCTGCAAATGAAGCTGTTCGTATAGCGGCACAACATGTAACACTACTTCTTGCGAGAACTTTGTATGGTGGCTCGGTTAGAAATCTTATAAAGAGCAACAGCGATTATTTATTGGATTCGCTCTCTTTGCGTTTGACTGGTGAATCGCTTAATCCACGGCTTCCAGTTATATTAGTTGTTCTAATAAAAATTGGTGGGCCGGATCTCTTGAATCAATTGGATGATGTGATTACTGCGATGTTCACACTCTTGGACTTGTATTATGGTTATACATCTCTATGCGAAGGCTTTTTCACAGTTTTCTCTGTATGCATTGATGAGTTGAAGAAAGGACACTTTCACGATTTCGATTTTCTTCAGATCGA AGATAATTCAATGTATCATGAACCGTGGGGCATGAAGACATTGGATCAGGTATACAAGTATTTAAATACGAATTCTGacattgatgatgatgatgatgacgatgacgACGACGACGACGATAATACGATTATTGAAGAAATTGCAAGTGATCAGCTGAAAAATGGATTTTCGGGAATTGGAAAAGGGAACGAGGAGTCTGATTCCAAAAATGAGCATCCAGATATTCATGATGAAGCTGAAAAATGGGTCTCACCGTTAGACCAGAAGACATataatcttcttcttgatatGTTGGAATATGCCGAAAGATTGGCAAAGCACAGATCTGTTAGTTTAACATTGATAACATTAAAACTTGTCAACAAGATTATTCCTTTAATTGCCACCCAGAGATCCAGCTTTTTACCTGTTGCTGCAACCGTATGGGATTATGTGTGcagctttttgtttgataCAGATGATGCACGGGTTATAACATGCGCAATCGCTGTTTTGAAGAATATTACAAGATTTGCCAATACTTTTATGAGCTCCAGATTTATCAAATTATTCAATGACATAGATGCCAATAGCTCTTACAGTAAATTGTTATTGAGATGGAAGGACTACCGGATGAAACTACTTAATAAAGCCGATTCTAATAAGGTGGTTCTTAATCGTACGAGTACTTCCCTTAACTGGGATCAGGAGTTGTTTAATTCAATTTGTGACTTTTATCAGTATTCTTTACAAAAACTAGGCCGCTTTGTTCCAAATGATGTGGCTACAAAAATTGTCAGTATTACCGTTGTTTATGACCCTAATGAATCTCATTATGGATATTTCGATGATCTTGTGGAGTACATCAAGATGGACGAGAACATTTTATAG
- a CDS encoding uncharacterized protein (BUSCO:EOG09262WFG): protein MTGGGESPLIREATHAGTWYVGTPSVLDRQLDQFLNGKTKIIDGARILLGPHAGYSYAGPTLAKAYGAFDPSKVKRVFIMGPSHHVYFSGSVMTSKFDAYDTPLGKIPVDKETISVLMKKDPKMFKQMSFQADEDEHCFEMHMPFLYKVTENSPNGVPKIIPIMISDSNEKLERKLAKDLQPYFENKENAFIITSDFCHWGFRFDYTAYTADGKVDSLTSDPRVPKGGIPIYQSIEAMDKKGMKVASTGSYNDFRKYLSVTGNTICGAKPLSVLLAIMEKYYQQEADDKFQWNGYAQSSHVINPMDSSVSYASGYAVI from the coding sequence ATGACTGGAGGCGGTGAATCGCCACTTATAAGAGAGGCTACACATGCCGGAACATGGTATGTTGGTACACCCAGTGTTTTAGATCGTCAATTGGATCAATTTCTCAACGGCAAAACCAAAATTATCGATGGTGCTCGTATTTTATTAGGTCCACATGCTGGATATTCGTACGCCGGTCCAACATTGGCAAAAGCATATGGGGCGTTTGATCCATCTAAGGTCAAGAGAGTCTTCATCATGGGACCATCGCATCATGTGTATTTCTCTGGCTCTGTTATGACATCAAAATTCGATGCTTACGATACTCCTCTGGGAAAGATTCCGGTTGATAAAGAGACAATATCTGTTTTAATGAAGAAGGACCCCAAGATGTTTAAGCAGATGAGTTTCCAGgctgatgaggatgaacaTTGCTTTGAAATGCACATGCCTTTCCTTTATAAGGTGACGGAGAATTCTCCAAACGGTGTTCCCAAAATTATTCCAATCATGATATCCGACTCGAACGAGAAATTGGAGCGAAAACTTGCCAAGGATTTGCAGCcgtattttgaaaataaggaGAATGCATTCATAATAACATCCGACTTCTGCCATTGGGGTTTCCGATTTGATTACACTGCCTACACTGCAGATGGAAAAGTTGACTCCTTAACAAGTGATCCAAGAGTCCCGAAAGGAGGAATACCAATTTATCAAAGTATCGAGGCCATGGACAAAAAGGGAATGAAGGTTGCCTCGACAGGATCATACAACGATTTCAGAAAGTATCTTAGTGTGACCGGAAATACTATATGTGGTGCAAAACCTTTAAGTGTCCTTCTTGCTATAATGGAAAAGTACTATCAGCAAGAAGCTGATGATAAATTCCAATGGAATGGATATGCTCAAAGCTCTCATGTGATAAATCCAATGGACAGTAGCGTGAGCTACGCTAGTGGTTACGCTGTAATTTGA